In the Phycisphaerae bacterium genome, one interval contains:
- a CDS encoding DUF2088 domain-containing protein: MTIAQLAQHPSAVFGPRVAAAQPLDESQVARRLESSTELATWVSCCEAAPEALLVINDSHRSTCTREVLTALATLLGRQSASPSFRVLVATGTHRISNAEQRHFESRTILDCGLRISAVVWHDARSECLAPFAGVRVHPWLVELDCWLAVGSVEPHYFAGLTGAHKTATIGCMSKADIESNHRGALHPGSDVLCLHGNPVHEGIAQVLREFSACGKHLLAINEIVAERHILELAVGDPLSTLELLLPQVRSVYVHAVPGPADLLLLHVPMPLGRSLYQADKALKNNHRAVRDGGAILLEADCPDGVGDDAFLGLLDRAPDYASACRLVEQEGYRLGDHKAVKLRHLTDPLMRGVRVAVVSANLSDELARRAGLRAFADRAEALQWLAGACSGSMQNTIVVNDAGFVVVMPAENGAPNPGPAADFNLHDQ, encoded by the coding sequence TTGACGATCGCGCAATTGGCCCAACATCCTTCAGCGGTTTTCGGTCCGCGAGTCGCTGCCGCCCAGCCGCTGGACGAATCGCAGGTCGCGCGGCGGCTGGAATCATCCACCGAACTTGCGACTTGGGTCTCGTGCTGTGAAGCCGCTCCCGAGGCCCTGTTGGTCATCAACGATTCTCACCGCAGCACGTGCACGCGCGAGGTGCTCACCGCGCTGGCAACGTTGCTGGGGCGGCAGTCAGCGAGTCCGTCCTTTCGCGTACTGGTCGCCACCGGCACGCATCGCATTTCCAACGCCGAACAGAGGCACTTCGAGTCCCGAACAATTCTCGATTGCGGCTTGCGGATTTCAGCCGTCGTCTGGCACGATGCCCGCAGCGAGTGCCTCGCGCCATTCGCCGGCGTCCGCGTTCATCCCTGGCTTGTGGAACTTGATTGCTGGCTGGCCGTCGGCAGCGTCGAGCCTCATTATTTCGCCGGTCTGACCGGCGCCCACAAGACGGCGACGATCGGTTGCATGTCCAAGGCGGACATCGAATCGAATCATCGCGGCGCGCTCCATCCGGGGTCGGACGTGCTCTGTTTGCATGGCAATCCCGTGCATGAGGGCATTGCGCAGGTTCTCCGAGAATTCTCGGCGTGCGGGAAACACCTTCTGGCGATCAATGAAATCGTGGCCGAGCGGCATATCCTCGAACTCGCCGTGGGCGATCCGCTTTCAACCCTGGAGTTGTTGCTTCCCCAGGTCCGCTCGGTCTACGTTCACGCCGTTCCTGGACCGGCCGACCTGCTTCTGCTCCATGTTCCCATGCCGCTTGGCCGCAGCCTCTACCAGGCGGACAAAGCCCTCAAGAACAACCATCGCGCCGTTCGCGATGGCGGGGCGATTCTTCTCGAAGCCGACTGTCCCGACGGTGTCGGGGACGATGCCTTCCTGGGACTGCTGGATCGCGCTCCTGACTACGCCTCGGCCTGTCGCCTTGTCGAACAGGAGGGCTATCGCCTCGGAGATCACAAAGCTGTCAAACTGCGTCACCTGACCGATCCACTGATGCGGGGTGTCAGGGTTGCGGTCGTTTCGGCAAACCTTTCCGATGAGTTGGCACGCCGCGCCGGTCTGCGAGCGTTTGCGGATCGCGCCGAGGCCCTCCAATGGCTCGCGGGTGCGTGCAGCGGCTCGATGCAGAACACGATCGTCGTGAACGACGCGGGATTTGTGGTCGTGATGCCCGCGGAAAACGGCGCGCCGAACCCTGGTCCGGCAGCGGACTTCAATCTGCACGACCAATGA
- a CDS encoding GAK system CofD-like protein, with product MSPSDVPAPVRVPIHRTHRVPDRLRLMRFRKAPEYGPRVLFFSGGTALNPLSRALVEYTHNSIHLTTPFDSGGSSGKLRGAFDVPGVGDLRSRLMALADRSVRGQSDIFNLFAHRLSQKASAEELRRRLEAMIDGNDPLVSAIMDPMRKLIRNHLRHFYEGMPADFDLRGASIGNLVLVGGYLNNRHEIDPVVFLFSRLVEVKGTVVPTVTGDLHLAARLGDGNLVVGQHRMAGKEYPPIGSPIRELFLVKDLEAKTPCRVSIDERVRRLIGQADLICFPMGSFFSSVVANLLPAGVGAAVAANPCPKVYIPNTGTDPEQFGHSVADCAAILVRTLAADCGAKAKVDTLLTHVLVDSRTSAYAAAVDMEAIQSLGLYVIDAPLVTDESEPNLDEDRLLSVLLSMS from the coding sequence ATGAGTCCCAGCGACGTTCCGGCCCCCGTCCGCGTTCCCATACACCGGACGCACCGCGTTCCCGACCGCCTCCGCCTCATGCGCTTCCGCAAGGCGCCGGAATACGGTCCGCGCGTGCTCTTCTTCAGCGGAGGCACGGCGCTCAATCCCCTCAGCCGGGCCCTCGTCGAATACACGCACAATTCCATCCACCTGACGACACCCTTTGATTCCGGCGGAAGCTCGGGGAAGTTGCGGGGCGCTTTTGACGTCCCCGGTGTGGGGGACTTGCGCAGCCGACTCATGGCCCTGGCGGACCGCAGCGTGCGCGGACAATCCGACATTTTCAATCTCTTCGCCCATCGGCTTTCCCAGAAGGCCTCGGCCGAGGAATTGCGTCGCCGGCTTGAGGCGATGATCGACGGCAATGATCCCCTGGTTTCCGCCATCATGGACCCCATGCGCAAGCTGATCCGCAATCACTTGCGGCACTTTTACGAGGGGATGCCGGCCGACTTTGACCTTCGCGGGGCGAGCATCGGGAATCTCGTTCTCGTCGGCGGATACCTCAACAACCGCCACGAGATTGATCCCGTCGTGTTTCTTTTCTCTCGGCTTGTCGAAGTAAAGGGAACCGTCGTTCCCACCGTCACGGGTGACCTGCACCTTGCGGCACGGCTTGGGGACGGCAATCTTGTGGTTGGCCAGCACCGCATGGCCGGTAAGGAATATCCCCCGATCGGCAGTCCGATACGCGAGCTGTTCCTGGTCAAGGATCTTGAAGCCAAGACACCCTGTCGCGTATCCATCGACGAGCGTGTCCGCCGACTCATCGGACAAGCCGATCTCATCTGCTTTCCGATGGGCAGTTTCTTCTCCAGCGTCGTGGCCAACCTGCTTCCAGCCGGTGTCGGCGCCGCTGTGGCAGCCAACCCTTGCCCGAAAGTCTATATCCCGAACACGGGAACCGATCCGGAGCAGTTCGGGCATTCCGTCGCAGATTGCGCGGCCATTCTTGTACGAACGCTGGCGGCTGATTGCGGCGCCAAAGCGAAGGTGGACACGCTTCTGACGCACGTGCTCGTGGACAGCCGGACCAGTGCCTACGCCGCGGCGGTGGATATGGAGGCGATCCAGTCGCTGGGGCTCTATGTCATTGACGCGCCGCTTGTGACAGACGAATCGGAGCCTAATCTTGATGAAGATCGGCTCCTTTCCGTGCTGCTGTCCATGAGCTGA
- a CDS encoding PAS domain S-box protein yields the protein MKATRGETISDESLLSDCSDVLAHVIAAIPAALWVHREGRIVYASEQTCELTGYPMEEMVGLELRALLHPDARTIAQAWGPGQSIDRPSISRYEIRILRKDGRTLWLDYVTSPVRYRGEAAFLGIGSDMTERKLTSDRLRESERALSTLLSNLPGMAYRCRNDADWTMEFVSEGCAELTGYAAEAIVENRLVAYADVIHEEDRQLVWNAVQQGVDRRQPFRMTYRIRTAEGVEKVVWEQGRGVFDAAGNLQALEGFITDITDWHRAEQELREARESLERRVEERTRALSDSYEQVRRAVEERVQAVTALDESEKRIQTIVDNSPAVIYAKAADGRYILTNRVFEQMFHFTRDQIVGHTDVELFTPNYAEAFQANDRRVRDTGVPIEFEERVPQDDGEHIYLSVKFPLHDLDGRVYAVCGVSTDITEKKRAEVELRRAKAAAEAASQAKSRFLANISHEIRTPITAMLGAAELVNRESSKNLPRRLETIVRNGEYLLSLINDLLDAARIEAGKLQVDCADVSLVSVIADCCAIVESLGRSPDVEFRVEVVDAIPAVIHTDATRLKQAIVNLLNNAFKFTHAGHILLQVRTGEDKRHVVFAVADTGVGIPSSRLEGIFEAFAQLDRQPIAGKVGAGLGLSLTRWIAEQLGGDIHVTSVEEQGSTFTLRVAIGNCADESRLTPEDAYAELHRLRSGASATSRRLKGRVLIADDFPDARELLGLALRGAGAEVVLVGDGHEAVCEAVAQPFDLILLDIRMPGMDGNAAGRELRRRGCLAPIIALTASVSGANNLHVVDPCFDDFWSKPIPLDTLIERSAAYLQSADVETRESQPPPDNTAQMDEVRHRYARELPRRAETLQEAIERGAFAEAREILHQMVGTSGIVGFSEVSEAAVPVLEAVRSGNTDEAQRLLARLREIIDSATTGLP from the coding sequence ATGAAAGCGACCCGCGGCGAGACAATTTCAGACGAATCGCTGCTGAGTGACTGCAGCGACGTACTGGCGCACGTCATTGCAGCAATCCCGGCAGCGCTCTGGGTGCATCGGGAGGGGCGCATCGTCTATGCCAGCGAACAGACCTGCGAACTAACCGGTTACCCGATGGAAGAGATGGTCGGCCTGGAGCTCCGGGCGCTTCTCCATCCGGACGCTCGGACCATTGCACAGGCCTGGGGTCCGGGCCAGTCCATCGACCGTCCCAGCATTTCCCGCTACGAAATTCGGATCCTCCGCAAGGATGGGCGTACACTCTGGCTGGACTACGTTACGTCACCCGTCCGCTATCGCGGCGAAGCGGCCTTCCTCGGCATCGGCTCGGATATGACGGAGCGGAAACTGACGTCCGATCGCCTGCGGGAAAGCGAGCGGGCACTGTCCACATTGCTGAGCAACCTGCCCGGTATGGCGTACCGCTGCCGCAATGACGCCGACTGGACGATGGAGTTCGTCAGCGAAGGCTGTGCGGAACTGACCGGATACGCCGCGGAGGCAATCGTTGAGAATCGGCTCGTTGCCTACGCGGACGTTATTCATGAGGAGGACCGGCAGCTTGTCTGGAACGCCGTCCAGCAAGGCGTCGATCGGCGACAGCCCTTTCGCATGACCTACCGGATCAGGACGGCCGAGGGCGTCGAGAAAGTCGTCTGGGAACAGGGACGAGGGGTCTTCGACGCGGCGGGGAACTTGCAGGCGCTTGAAGGATTCATCACCGACATTACGGACTGGCACCGCGCGGAGCAGGAGCTGAGGGAGGCGCGGGAATCGCTTGAGCGGCGGGTGGAGGAGCGGACGCGAGCCCTGTCTGACTCATACGAACAGGTCAGGCGGGCGGTCGAGGAACGGGTGCAGGCGGTCACGGCGCTGGACGAGAGCGAGAAACGAATCCAGACGATCGTGGACAATTCCCCGGCGGTTATCTACGCGAAGGCCGCAGACGGGCGGTATATCCTGACGAACCGGGTCTTTGAACAGATGTTCCACTTTACGCGCGATCAGATTGTGGGACACACCGATGTCGAGCTGTTTACGCCGAACTACGCTGAAGCCTTCCAGGCCAACGACCGCCGCGTGCGCGACACCGGCGTTCCCATTGAGTTTGAAGAACGGGTGCCGCAGGACGACGGCGAGCACATTTACCTTTCCGTGAAGTTTCCTCTCCATGACCTGGACGGCCGGGTTTATGCGGTCTGCGGCGTCTCCACGGACATTACGGAGAAAAAGCGCGCCGAAGTGGAATTACGCCGGGCGAAAGCGGCGGCGGAGGCGGCATCGCAGGCCAAGAGTCGCTTTCTGGCCAACATCAGCCACGAGATTCGAACACCGATCACGGCCATGCTCGGCGCCGCGGAGCTGGTGAATCGCGAATCCTCCAAGAACCTGCCACGGCGGCTGGAGACCATTGTCCGAAACGGGGAGTACCTTCTTTCGCTGATCAACGACCTCCTGGACGCGGCGCGGATCGAAGCCGGAAAACTGCAGGTCGATTGCGCGGACGTATCGCTCGTTTCCGTCATCGCGGATTGTTGTGCCATCGTGGAGTCGCTGGGTCGCTCACCCGACGTGGAGTTTCGTGTAGAGGTTGTTGATGCGATTCCGGCGGTGATCCATACGGATGCCACGCGACTCAAACAGGCCATCGTCAATCTCCTGAACAACGCCTTCAAGTTTACGCATGCGGGCCATATTCTCCTTCAAGTCCGAACAGGAGAGGACAAGAGGCACGTTGTCTTCGCCGTCGCGGATACCGGCGTCGGGATCCCGTCTTCGCGCCTGGAGGGCATCTTCGAAGCTTTTGCGCAACTGGATCGCCAGCCCATTGCGGGGAAGGTCGGCGCGGGGCTCGGGCTTTCGTTGACCCGTTGGATCGCTGAACAACTGGGCGGCGACATTCATGTCACGAGCGTTGAAGAACAGGGAAGCACGTTCACCCTGCGCGTCGCGATCGGAAACTGCGCGGACGAATCCCGTTTGACTCCTGAAGATGCCTATGCGGAGCTCCACCGATTGCGTTCGGGGGCGAGCGCAACGTCCCGTCGGTTGAAAGGTCGCGTGCTGATCGCAGACGATTTCCCGGACGCGCGGGAGTTGCTGGGACTGGCCCTGCGTGGTGCGGGCGCGGAGGTCGTGCTCGTCGGCGACGGGCACGAAGCGGTTTGCGAGGCCGTGGCGCAGCCCTTCGACCTCATTCTGCTGGACATTCGCATGCCGGGCATGGATGGGAACGCGGCCGGTCGCGAGCTGAGGCGTCGGGGATGTCTGGCACCGATCATCGCCTTGACGGCGTCCGTGTCCGGAGCCAACAACCTTCACGTCGTTGATCCGTGCTTTGATGATTTCTGGAGTAAGCCCATACCGCTTGATACGCTGATCGAGCGTTCAGCGGCCTATCTGCAAAGCGCCGATGTGGAAACCCGGGAATCGCAACCTCCGCCCGACAACACTGCCCAAATGGACGAGGTACGCCATCGATACGCGAGAGAACTTCCCCGCCGGGCGGAGACGCTGCAAGAAGCCATCGAACGCGGCGCATTCGCGGAAGCTCGGGAGATACTCCACCAGATGGTGGGCACGAGCGGAATCGTGGGATTCTCCGAGGTATCGGAGGCGGCTGTGCCGGTGCTGGAGGCGGTGCGCAGCGGTAACACCGACGAGGCCCAGCGGCTTCTCGCGCGCCTTCGGGAAATCATCGACTCCGCGACAACCGGCCTGCCATGA
- a CDS encoding bifunctional 4-hydroxy-2-oxoglutarate aldolase/2-dehydro-3-deoxy-phosphogluconate aldolase, giving the protein MSTNQRARIVEIIRGARVSAIIRTNSRDSAARAIDAAVEGGFRMVEFTLTTPSALELVAEFARRDGLLVGAGTVLSPEAARQAVQAGARFLVSPVCDPPVLAEAARLDVPTIPGAYTPTEMLAAWRLGADFVKLFPAPPGGADYVRAIRGPLPDLPIFPTAGVTPENFTEFLDAGCVGAGFVATLFRPDDIAHRRFDAIRDRAAAIFTRLRAWTESHRAAG; this is encoded by the coding sequence GTGTCAACAAACCAGAGAGCACGAATCGTCGAGATCATTCGGGGTGCCCGAGTCAGCGCGATTATCCGCACCAACAGCCGGGATTCCGCCGCACGAGCCATCGACGCCGCTGTCGAAGGGGGTTTCCGCATGGTCGAATTCACGCTGACGACGCCGTCCGCGTTGGAGCTGGTTGCGGAGTTTGCCCGCCGGGACGGGCTCCTCGTGGGGGCGGGCACGGTGCTCAGTCCCGAGGCCGCCCGCCAGGCGGTTCAGGCCGGTGCGCGTTTCCTGGTTTCGCCCGTTTGCGATCCGCCCGTTCTTGCCGAAGCCGCTCGATTGGATGTGCCGACCATTCCGGGGGCGTATACGCCGACGGAAATGCTCGCCGCATGGCGCCTCGGCGCCGATTTCGTGAAGCTCTTCCCCGCCCCGCCGGGCGGTGCGGACTACGTTCGGGCGATTCGCGGCCCGCTCCCCGATCTGCCGATATTCCCAACAGCCGGCGTCACGCCGGAGAACTTCACCGAGTTCCTCGACGCGGGTTGCGTGGGCGCAGGGTTTGTCGCGACGCTCTTCCGACCGGATGACATTGCCCACCGGCGTTTCGATGCCATTCGCGATCGGGCGGCAGCGATCTTCACCCGTCTTCGGGCGTGGACCGAATCTCACCGCGCCGCCGGCTGA
- a CDS encoding ferritin: MMISEAMNARLNRQVSMEFAASHKYLAMACAFDAMGFKILSKRFRLQADEERDHAMKILDYVLEVNGRADLEQVPKPSGKYESVEQIVKTALESELEVTRSINEIVAQAESEKDFATRSFLHWFVDEQVEEVASMTELLDLVKLAGPNILLVETRVFHQMQAGK; the protein is encoded by the coding sequence ATGATGATCTCCGAGGCGATGAACGCCCGACTTAACCGTCAAGTCAGCATGGAATTTGCAGCTTCGCACAAGTATCTGGCCATGGCCTGCGCGTTCGATGCCATGGGATTCAAGATTCTCTCCAAGCGCTTCCGCCTTCAGGCTGACGAGGAACGCGACCACGCCATGAAGATTCTCGATTACGTGCTGGAAGTCAACGGCCGGGCCGATCTCGAGCAGGTTCCCAAGCCGTCGGGGAAGTACGAGTCCGTTGAGCAGATTGTGAAGACGGCTCTCGAAAGTGAGCTTGAAGTCACGCGCAGCATCAACGAGATCGTCGCTCAGGCTGAGTCGGAGAAGGATTTCGCCACGCGTAGCTTTCTCCACTGGTTCGTCGACGAGCAGGTCGAGGAAGTGGCCAGCATGACGGAATTGCTCGATCTCGTGAAGCTTGCCGGTCCGAACATCCTGCTCGTCGAGACGCGCGTGTTCCATCAGATGCAGGCCGGCAAGTAG